The Falco naumanni isolate bFalNau1 chromosome 1, bFalNau1.pat, whole genome shotgun sequence genome window below encodes:
- the KIF12 gene encoding kinesin-like protein KIF12 isoform X8, whose product MFNRAVVPVVRGSPRWLAVAPAGTRRPLRTPRVRGAGGHMEPEGERGWDPQPGTRPRTLPRGQDRPSPGEEREGAVVGRETRLRVVLRVRPLTCTETRRGDQRVVHSLGDGTIHVSAARHDATFGFSAVFDAGASQEAVFEGSGMRQLVELAIDGFSCTVFAFGQTGSGKTYTLMGPLLAQSETQPASPALLGLMQRSFACLLEQSRSRGSDLALSASYLEIYNEQVRDLLSPGPPCALPLRWSKTHGFYVENQLSVDFESLEAIANLLLQGSQRRQTSAHALNRHSSRSHALLTINVRSRAVSTHPAPGGGLGGGAGALCGDANNPGVWGVTSSSPRMCWWGWGEQQGAKSQTQGLERCCGPRGRGEGGQSITPPKRVPQPSTRPGKQGTLCFVDLAGSERVKETGSSGELSVEANNINRSLLALGHCISLLAKPRGKRMHIPYRDSKLTRLLARSLGGSGVTLMVACISPSSHCLSETLSTLHYASRARRVTTRPLANRVSREKLLQTLEKEIHALQLENLSLRQQLCLPRVPARSMEMPGTPPREGARPGWGGRYGPAGLRCSPVEGQLPSQGAPAWPSLYGLLRDFVVENEQLRQPQLSPDPSGDIPAGPSCRATRSSGDGQPLLPSARTPHVPTSHPTRLQQPDTTPASGSRLPKLPPASSRPGCPQCCPGPANATVSQVLPGPLVPQPILPEGNVGVLPPGQEDSALPGSHQLLRHPQAPQGKRRSRGRSRSSTQRHLLPQELPGPERRPSPEGRVIPSAPPWPGLPEPRVGRGTGMAGGADLSSRAADRASSGDLAQPTQLLYLEG is encoded by the exons ATGTTTAACCGAGCGGTGGTACCAGTTGTGCGGGGCAGCCCGCGCTGGCTGGCGGTGGCTCCTGCCGGGACCCGCCGACCGCTGCGGACACCCCGAgtgaggggtgctggggggcacatGGAGCCAgagggggagcggggctgggacccccagccGGGCACACGGCCCAGAACACTCCCACGGGGCCAGGACAGACC GAGCCCCGGAGAGGAGCGGGAGGGCGCCGTGGTGGGCAGAGAGACGCGCCTGAGAGTCGTGCTGAG GGTCCGGCCACTGACCTGCACAGAGACGCGGCGAGGCGACCAGCGGGTTGTGCACAGCCTCGGCGATGGCACCATCCAC GTGAGCGCGGCCAGGCACGATGCCACCTTCGGGTTCAGCGCCGTGTTCGACGCGGGCGCCTCACAGGAGGCCGTGTTCGAAGGCAGCGGGATGAggcagctggtggagctggcCATAGATGG CTTCTCCTGCACCGTCTTTGCCTTCGGGCAGACCGGCTCGGGGAAGACCTACACCCTGATGGGACCCCTCCTCGCCCAG AGCGAGACCCAGCCGGCGTCCCCGGCCCTGCTGGGGCTGATGCAGAGGTCCTTTGCCTGCCTCCTGGAGCAGAGCCGGAGCCGCGGCTCTGACCTGGCTCTCAGTGCCTCCTACCTGGAGATCTACAACGAGCAG GTGCGGGACCTGCTGAGCCCGGGGCCGCCGTGCGCCCTGCCCCTGCGGTGGAGCAAAACCCACGGCTTCTACGTGGAGAACCAGCTCAGCGTGGACTTTGAGAGCCTGGAGGCCATTGCCAACCTGCTCCTGCAAG GATCCCAGAGGCGACAGACCTCGGCGCACGCCCTCAATAGGCACTCGAGCCGCAGCCACGCTCTTCTGACCATCAATGTCCGCAGCCGGGCCGTGAGCACACATCCTGCTCcagggggagggctggggggcggggctggggctctTTGTGGAGATGCAAACAACCCCGGGGTATGGGGGGTCACGTCCTCCTCCCCAAGGATGTGTTGGTGGGGCTGGGGCGAGCAGCAAGGAGCCAAATCCCAGACCCAGGGGTTGGAACGCTGCTGTGGGCCGCGGGGAAGGGGTGAGGGAGGCCAGAGCATCACCCCCCCAAAACGGgttccccagcccagcacccgCCCCGGCAAGCAGGGCACGCTGTGCTTCGTGGACCTGGCTGGCAGCGAGCGGGTGAAGGAGACCGGCTCCAGCGGGGAGCTCTCCGTGGAAGCCAACAATATCAACCGCAGCCTCCTGGCACTGG GACACTGCATCTCTCTGTTGGCCAAACCCCGAGGGAAGCGGATGCACATCCCCTACCGGGACAGCAAGCTCACCCGGCTGCTGGCACGCTCCCTGGGTGGCTCGGGCGTCACCCTAATG GTCGCTTGCATCTCCCCGTCCTCACACTGCCTCTCGGAGACGCTAAGCACGCTGCACTACGCCAGCCGGGCCCGGAGGGTCACCACCAGACCCCTGGCCAACAGG GTGTCTCgggagaagctgctgcaaaCCTTGGAGAAAGAAATCCATGCCTTGCAGCTGGAAAACCTCTCCCTGCgccagcagctgtgcctgcccagGGTGCCAGCGAGGAGCATGGAGATGCCAGGGACCCCTCCAAgggagggggcacggccgggCTGGGGAGGCAGGTATGGACCCGCAGGGCTGCGGTGCTCCCCTGTCGAAGGGCAGCTCCCGTCACAGGGAGCCCCTGCCTGGCCCAGCCTCTACGGCCTCCTGCGGGACTTCGTGGTGGAGAATGAGCAGCTGAG gcagccccagctgtccccagacCCCAGCGGTGACATCCCAGCTGGCCCATCCTGCAGAGCCACCCGCAGCTCCGGTGACGGCCAGCCCCTGCTCCCGAGTGCCCGCaccccccatgtccccaccaGCCACCCCACGAGGCTCCAGCAGCCCGACACGACACCTGCCTCTGGCTCCCGGCTCCCG aagctgcctcctgcctccagccgccctggctgcccccagtgctgccctgggCCGGCCAATGCCACCGTGTCCCAG GTGCTGCCAGGGCCCCTCGTGCCGCAGCCGATCCTCCCCGAGGGAAACGTGGGTGTCCTGCCACCCGGCCAGGAGGACTCGGCTCTGCCTGGCTCCCATCAGCTCCTCAGGCACCCCCAGGCACCCCAGGGAAAGCG CAGGAGCCGcggcaggagcaggagctcGACTCAGCGGCACCTGctcccccaggagctgccaggcCCTGAGCGCCGTCCCAGCCCCGAGGGAAGGGTCATCCCTTCGGCCCCGCCGTGGCCGGGATTACCGGAGCCAAGAg TGGGAAGAGGCACCGGAATGGCTGGCGGAGCAGATCTAAGCAGCCGCGCCGCGGACAGAGCCAGCAGCGGGGATCTGGCACAGCCCACGCAGTTACTGTACCTGGAGGGATGA
- the KIF12 gene encoding kinesin-like protein KIF12 isoform X9: MFNRAVVPVVRGSPRWLAVAPAGTRRPLRTPRVRGAGGHMEPEGERGWDPQPGTRPRTLPRGQDRPSPGEEREGAVVGRETRLRVVLRVRPLTCTETRRGDQRVVHSLGDGTIHVSAARHDATFGFSAVFDAGASQEAVFEGSGMRQLVELAIDGFSCTVFAFGQTGSGKTYTLMGPLLAQSETQPASPALLGLMQRSFACLLEQSRSRGSDLALSASYLEIYNEQVRDLLSPGPPCALPLRWSKTHGFYVENQLSVDFESLEAIANLLLQGSQRRQTSAHALNRHSSRSHALLTINVRSRAVSTHPAPGGGLGGGAGALCGDANNPGVWGVTSSSPRMCWWGWGEQQGAKSQTQGLERCCGPRGRGEGGQSITPPKRVPQPSTRPGKQGTLCFVDLAGSERVKETGSSGELSVEANNINRSLLALGHCISLLAKPRGKRMHIPYRDSKLTRLLARSLGGSGVTLMVACISPSSHCLSETLSTLHYASRARRVTTRPLANRVSREKLLQTLEKEIHALQLENLSLRQQLCLPRVPARSMEMPGTPPREGARPGWGGRYGPAGLRCSPVEGQLPSQGAPAWPSLYGLLRDFVVENEQLRQPQLSPDPSGDIPAGPSCRATRSSGDGQPLLPSARTPHVPTSHPTRLQQPDTTPASGSRLPKLPPASSRPGCPQCCPGPANATVSQVLPGPLVPQPILPEGNVGVLPPGQEDSALPGSHQLLRHPQAPQGKRSRGRSRSSTQRHLLPQELPGPERRPSPEGRVIPSAPPWPGLPEPRVGRGTGMAGGADLSSRAADRASSGDLAQPTQLLYLEG; the protein is encoded by the exons ATGTTTAACCGAGCGGTGGTACCAGTTGTGCGGGGCAGCCCGCGCTGGCTGGCGGTGGCTCCTGCCGGGACCCGCCGACCGCTGCGGACACCCCGAgtgaggggtgctggggggcacatGGAGCCAgagggggagcggggctgggacccccagccGGGCACACGGCCCAGAACACTCCCACGGGGCCAGGACAGACC GAGCCCCGGAGAGGAGCGGGAGGGCGCCGTGGTGGGCAGAGAGACGCGCCTGAGAGTCGTGCTGAG GGTCCGGCCACTGACCTGCACAGAGACGCGGCGAGGCGACCAGCGGGTTGTGCACAGCCTCGGCGATGGCACCATCCAC GTGAGCGCGGCCAGGCACGATGCCACCTTCGGGTTCAGCGCCGTGTTCGACGCGGGCGCCTCACAGGAGGCCGTGTTCGAAGGCAGCGGGATGAggcagctggtggagctggcCATAGATGG CTTCTCCTGCACCGTCTTTGCCTTCGGGCAGACCGGCTCGGGGAAGACCTACACCCTGATGGGACCCCTCCTCGCCCAG AGCGAGACCCAGCCGGCGTCCCCGGCCCTGCTGGGGCTGATGCAGAGGTCCTTTGCCTGCCTCCTGGAGCAGAGCCGGAGCCGCGGCTCTGACCTGGCTCTCAGTGCCTCCTACCTGGAGATCTACAACGAGCAG GTGCGGGACCTGCTGAGCCCGGGGCCGCCGTGCGCCCTGCCCCTGCGGTGGAGCAAAACCCACGGCTTCTACGTGGAGAACCAGCTCAGCGTGGACTTTGAGAGCCTGGAGGCCATTGCCAACCTGCTCCTGCAAG GATCCCAGAGGCGACAGACCTCGGCGCACGCCCTCAATAGGCACTCGAGCCGCAGCCACGCTCTTCTGACCATCAATGTCCGCAGCCGGGCCGTGAGCACACATCCTGCTCcagggggagggctggggggcggggctggggctctTTGTGGAGATGCAAACAACCCCGGGGTATGGGGGGTCACGTCCTCCTCCCCAAGGATGTGTTGGTGGGGCTGGGGCGAGCAGCAAGGAGCCAAATCCCAGACCCAGGGGTTGGAACGCTGCTGTGGGCCGCGGGGAAGGGGTGAGGGAGGCCAGAGCATCACCCCCCCAAAACGGgttccccagcccagcacccgCCCCGGCAAGCAGGGCACGCTGTGCTTCGTGGACCTGGCTGGCAGCGAGCGGGTGAAGGAGACCGGCTCCAGCGGGGAGCTCTCCGTGGAAGCCAACAATATCAACCGCAGCCTCCTGGCACTGG GACACTGCATCTCTCTGTTGGCCAAACCCCGAGGGAAGCGGATGCACATCCCCTACCGGGACAGCAAGCTCACCCGGCTGCTGGCACGCTCCCTGGGTGGCTCGGGCGTCACCCTAATG GTCGCTTGCATCTCCCCGTCCTCACACTGCCTCTCGGAGACGCTAAGCACGCTGCACTACGCCAGCCGGGCCCGGAGGGTCACCACCAGACCCCTGGCCAACAGG GTGTCTCgggagaagctgctgcaaaCCTTGGAGAAAGAAATCCATGCCTTGCAGCTGGAAAACCTCTCCCTGCgccagcagctgtgcctgcccagGGTGCCAGCGAGGAGCATGGAGATGCCAGGGACCCCTCCAAgggagggggcacggccgggCTGGGGAGGCAGGTATGGACCCGCAGGGCTGCGGTGCTCCCCTGTCGAAGGGCAGCTCCCGTCACAGGGAGCCCCTGCCTGGCCCAGCCTCTACGGCCTCCTGCGGGACTTCGTGGTGGAGAATGAGCAGCTGAG gcagccccagctgtccccagacCCCAGCGGTGACATCCCAGCTGGCCCATCCTGCAGAGCCACCCGCAGCTCCGGTGACGGCCAGCCCCTGCTCCCGAGTGCCCGCaccccccatgtccccaccaGCCACCCCACGAGGCTCCAGCAGCCCGACACGACACCTGCCTCTGGCTCCCGGCTCCCG aagctgcctcctgcctccagccgccctggctgcccccagtgctgccctgggCCGGCCAATGCCACCGTGTCCCAG GTGCTGCCAGGGCCCCTCGTGCCGCAGCCGATCCTCCCCGAGGGAAACGTGGGTGTCCTGCCACCCGGCCAGGAGGACTCGGCTCTGCCTGGCTCCCATCAGCTCCTCAGGCACCCCCAGGCACCCCAGGGAAAGCG GAGCCGcggcaggagcaggagctcGACTCAGCGGCACCTGctcccccaggagctgccaggcCCTGAGCGCCGTCCCAGCCCCGAGGGAAGGGTCATCCCTTCGGCCCCGCCGTGGCCGGGATTACCGGAGCCAAGAg TGGGAAGAGGCACCGGAATGGCTGGCGGAGCAGATCTAAGCAGCCGCGCCGCGGACAGAGCCAGCAGCGGGGATCTGGCACAGCCCACGCAGTTACTGTACCTGGAGGGATGA
- the KIF12 gene encoding kinesin-like protein KIF12 isoform X5: MFNRAVVPVVRGSPRWLAVAPAGTRRPLRTPRVRGAGGHMEPEGERGWDPQPGTRPRTLPRGQDRPSPGEEREGAVVGRETRLRVVLRVRPLTCTETRRGDQRVVHSLGDGTIHVSAARHDATFGFSAVFDAGASQEAVFEGSGMRQLVELAIDGFSCTVFAFGQTGSGKTYTLMGPLLAQSETQPASPALLGLMQRSFACLLEQSRSRGSDLALSASYLEIYNEQVRDLLSPGPPCALPLRWSKTHGFYVENQLSVDFESLEAIANLLLQGSQRRQTSAHALNRHSSRSHALLTINVRSRAVSTHPAPGGGLGGGAGALCGDANNPGVWGVTSSSPRMCWWGWGEQQGAKSQTQGLERCCGPRGRGEGGQSITPPKRVPQPSTRPGKQGTLCFVDLAGSERVKETGSSGELSVEANNINRSLLALGHCISLLAKPRGKRMHIPYRDSKLTRLLARSLGGSGVTLMVACISPSSHCLSETLSTLHYASRARRVTTRPLANRVSREKLLQTLEKEIHALQLENLSLRQQLCLPRVPARSMEMPGTPPREGARPGWGGRYGPAGLRCSPVEGQLPSQGAPAWPSLYGLLRDFVVENEQLRQPQLSPDPSGDIPAGPSCRATRSSGDGQPLLPSARTPHVPTSHPTRLQQPDTTPASGSRLPVSMGGPGSTDILTWGEDARTTHPLISSLAEAASCLQPPWLPPVLPWAGQCHRVPGAARAPRAAADPPRGKRGCPATRPGGLGSAWLPSAPQAPPGTPGKAVRAGAGGHPLGIAPVVTGAGAAGPCLLMCPHSRSRGRSRSSTQRHLLPQELPGPERRPSPEGRVIPSAPPWPGLPEPRAAGTIPLLQWEEAPEWLAEQI, translated from the exons ATGTTTAACCGAGCGGTGGTACCAGTTGTGCGGGGCAGCCCGCGCTGGCTGGCGGTGGCTCCTGCCGGGACCCGCCGACCGCTGCGGACACCCCGAgtgaggggtgctggggggcacatGGAGCCAgagggggagcggggctgggacccccagccGGGCACACGGCCCAGAACACTCCCACGGGGCCAGGACAGACC GAGCCCCGGAGAGGAGCGGGAGGGCGCCGTGGTGGGCAGAGAGACGCGCCTGAGAGTCGTGCTGAG GGTCCGGCCACTGACCTGCACAGAGACGCGGCGAGGCGACCAGCGGGTTGTGCACAGCCTCGGCGATGGCACCATCCAC GTGAGCGCGGCCAGGCACGATGCCACCTTCGGGTTCAGCGCCGTGTTCGACGCGGGCGCCTCACAGGAGGCCGTGTTCGAAGGCAGCGGGATGAggcagctggtggagctggcCATAGATGG CTTCTCCTGCACCGTCTTTGCCTTCGGGCAGACCGGCTCGGGGAAGACCTACACCCTGATGGGACCCCTCCTCGCCCAG AGCGAGACCCAGCCGGCGTCCCCGGCCCTGCTGGGGCTGATGCAGAGGTCCTTTGCCTGCCTCCTGGAGCAGAGCCGGAGCCGCGGCTCTGACCTGGCTCTCAGTGCCTCCTACCTGGAGATCTACAACGAGCAG GTGCGGGACCTGCTGAGCCCGGGGCCGCCGTGCGCCCTGCCCCTGCGGTGGAGCAAAACCCACGGCTTCTACGTGGAGAACCAGCTCAGCGTGGACTTTGAGAGCCTGGAGGCCATTGCCAACCTGCTCCTGCAAG GATCCCAGAGGCGACAGACCTCGGCGCACGCCCTCAATAGGCACTCGAGCCGCAGCCACGCTCTTCTGACCATCAATGTCCGCAGCCGGGCCGTGAGCACACATCCTGCTCcagggggagggctggggggcggggctggggctctTTGTGGAGATGCAAACAACCCCGGGGTATGGGGGGTCACGTCCTCCTCCCCAAGGATGTGTTGGTGGGGCTGGGGCGAGCAGCAAGGAGCCAAATCCCAGACCCAGGGGTTGGAACGCTGCTGTGGGCCGCGGGGAAGGGGTGAGGGAGGCCAGAGCATCACCCCCCCAAAACGGgttccccagcccagcacccgCCCCGGCAAGCAGGGCACGCTGTGCTTCGTGGACCTGGCTGGCAGCGAGCGGGTGAAGGAGACCGGCTCCAGCGGGGAGCTCTCCGTGGAAGCCAACAATATCAACCGCAGCCTCCTGGCACTGG GACACTGCATCTCTCTGTTGGCCAAACCCCGAGGGAAGCGGATGCACATCCCCTACCGGGACAGCAAGCTCACCCGGCTGCTGGCACGCTCCCTGGGTGGCTCGGGCGTCACCCTAATG GTCGCTTGCATCTCCCCGTCCTCACACTGCCTCTCGGAGACGCTAAGCACGCTGCACTACGCCAGCCGGGCCCGGAGGGTCACCACCAGACCCCTGGCCAACAGG GTGTCTCgggagaagctgctgcaaaCCTTGGAGAAAGAAATCCATGCCTTGCAGCTGGAAAACCTCTCCCTGCgccagcagctgtgcctgcccagGGTGCCAGCGAGGAGCATGGAGATGCCAGGGACCCCTCCAAgggagggggcacggccgggCTGGGGAGGCAGGTATGGACCCGCAGGGCTGCGGTGCTCCCCTGTCGAAGGGCAGCTCCCGTCACAGGGAGCCCCTGCCTGGCCCAGCCTCTACGGCCTCCTGCGGGACTTCGTGGTGGAGAATGAGCAGCTGAG gcagccccagctgtccccagacCCCAGCGGTGACATCCCAGCTGGCCCATCCTGCAGAGCCACCCGCAGCTCCGGTGACGGCCAGCCCCTGCTCCCGAGTGCCCGCaccccccatgtccccaccaGCCACCCCACGAGGCTCCAGCAGCCCGACACGACACCTGCCTCTGGCTCCCGGCTCCCGGTGAGCATGGGGGGCCCGGGCTCCACGGACATCCTCACATGGGGAGAGGATGCCCGAACCACCCACCCGCTGATCTCCTCTCTTGCAGaagctgcctcctgcctccagccgccctggctgcccccagtgctgccctgggCCGGCCAATGCCACCGTGTCCCAG GTGCTGCCAGGGCCCCTCGTGCCGCAGCCGATCCTCCCCGAGGGAAACGTGGGTGTCCTGCCACCCGGCCAGGAGGACTCGGCTCTGCCTGGCTCCCATCAGCTCCTCAGGCACCCCCAGGCACCCCAGGGAAAGCGGTGAGAGCCGGGGCCGGAGGCCACCCGCTGGGCATCGCCCCTGTGGTTACGGGTGCTGGGGCAGCGGGTCCGTGTTTGCTCATGTGTCCTCACAGCAGGAGCCGcggcaggagcaggagctcGACTCAGCGGCACCTGctcccccaggagctgccaggcCCTGAGCGCCGTCCCAGCCCCGAGGGAAGGGTCATCCCTTCGGCCCCGCCGTGGCCGGGATTACCGGAGCCAAGAg CCGCCGGCACCATCCCTCTCCTCCAGTGGGAAGAGGCACCGGAATGGCTGGCGGAGCAGATCTAA
- the KIF12 gene encoding kinesin-like protein KIF12 isoform X4, producing MFNRAVVPVVRGSPRWLAVAPAGTRRPLRTPRVRGAGGHMEPEGERGWDPQPGTRPRTLPRGQDRPSPGEEREGAVVGRETRLRVVLRVRPLTCTETRRGDQRVVHSLGDGTIHVSAARHDATFGFSAVFDAGASQEAVFEGSGMRQLVELAIDGFSCTVFAFGQTGSGKTYTLMGPLLAQSETQPASPALLGLMQRSFACLLEQSRSRGSDLALSASYLEIYNEQVRDLLSPGPPCALPLRWSKTHGFYVENQLSVDFESLEAIANLLLQGSQRRQTSAHALNRHSSRSHALLTINVRSRAVSTHPAPGGGLGGGAGALCGDANNPGVWGVTSSSPRMCWWGWGEQQGAKSQTQGLERCCGPRGRGEGGQSITPPKRVPQPSTRPGKQGTLCFVDLAGSERVKETGSSGELSVEANNINRSLLALGHCISLLAKPRGKRMHIPYRDSKLTRLLARSLGGSGVTLMVACISPSSHCLSETLSTLHYASRARRVTTRPLANRVSREKLLQTLEKEIHALQLENLSLRQQLCLPRVPARSMEMPGTPPREGARPGWGGRYGPAGLRCSPVEGQLPSQGAPAWPSLYGLLRDFVVENEQLRQPQLSPDPSGDIPAGPSCRATRSSGDGQPLLPSARTPHVPTSHPTRLQQPDTTPASGSRLPVSMGGPGSTDILTWGEDARTTHPLISSLAEAASCLQPPWLPPVLPWAGQCHRVPGAARAPRAAADPPRGKRGCPATRPGGLGSAWLPSAPQAPPGTPGKAVRAGAGGHPLGIAPVVTGAGAAGPCLLMCPHSRSRGRSRSSTQRHLLPQELPGPERRPSPEGRVIPSAPPWPGLPEPRVGRGTGMAGGADLSSRAADRASSGDLAQPTQLLYLEG from the exons ATGTTTAACCGAGCGGTGGTACCAGTTGTGCGGGGCAGCCCGCGCTGGCTGGCGGTGGCTCCTGCCGGGACCCGCCGACCGCTGCGGACACCCCGAgtgaggggtgctggggggcacatGGAGCCAgagggggagcggggctgggacccccagccGGGCACACGGCCCAGAACACTCCCACGGGGCCAGGACAGACC GAGCCCCGGAGAGGAGCGGGAGGGCGCCGTGGTGGGCAGAGAGACGCGCCTGAGAGTCGTGCTGAG GGTCCGGCCACTGACCTGCACAGAGACGCGGCGAGGCGACCAGCGGGTTGTGCACAGCCTCGGCGATGGCACCATCCAC GTGAGCGCGGCCAGGCACGATGCCACCTTCGGGTTCAGCGCCGTGTTCGACGCGGGCGCCTCACAGGAGGCCGTGTTCGAAGGCAGCGGGATGAggcagctggtggagctggcCATAGATGG CTTCTCCTGCACCGTCTTTGCCTTCGGGCAGACCGGCTCGGGGAAGACCTACACCCTGATGGGACCCCTCCTCGCCCAG AGCGAGACCCAGCCGGCGTCCCCGGCCCTGCTGGGGCTGATGCAGAGGTCCTTTGCCTGCCTCCTGGAGCAGAGCCGGAGCCGCGGCTCTGACCTGGCTCTCAGTGCCTCCTACCTGGAGATCTACAACGAGCAG GTGCGGGACCTGCTGAGCCCGGGGCCGCCGTGCGCCCTGCCCCTGCGGTGGAGCAAAACCCACGGCTTCTACGTGGAGAACCAGCTCAGCGTGGACTTTGAGAGCCTGGAGGCCATTGCCAACCTGCTCCTGCAAG GATCCCAGAGGCGACAGACCTCGGCGCACGCCCTCAATAGGCACTCGAGCCGCAGCCACGCTCTTCTGACCATCAATGTCCGCAGCCGGGCCGTGAGCACACATCCTGCTCcagggggagggctggggggcggggctggggctctTTGTGGAGATGCAAACAACCCCGGGGTATGGGGGGTCACGTCCTCCTCCCCAAGGATGTGTTGGTGGGGCTGGGGCGAGCAGCAAGGAGCCAAATCCCAGACCCAGGGGTTGGAACGCTGCTGTGGGCCGCGGGGAAGGGGTGAGGGAGGCCAGAGCATCACCCCCCCAAAACGGgttccccagcccagcacccgCCCCGGCAAGCAGGGCACGCTGTGCTTCGTGGACCTGGCTGGCAGCGAGCGGGTGAAGGAGACCGGCTCCAGCGGGGAGCTCTCCGTGGAAGCCAACAATATCAACCGCAGCCTCCTGGCACTGG GACACTGCATCTCTCTGTTGGCCAAACCCCGAGGGAAGCGGATGCACATCCCCTACCGGGACAGCAAGCTCACCCGGCTGCTGGCACGCTCCCTGGGTGGCTCGGGCGTCACCCTAATG GTCGCTTGCATCTCCCCGTCCTCACACTGCCTCTCGGAGACGCTAAGCACGCTGCACTACGCCAGCCGGGCCCGGAGGGTCACCACCAGACCCCTGGCCAACAGG GTGTCTCgggagaagctgctgcaaaCCTTGGAGAAAGAAATCCATGCCTTGCAGCTGGAAAACCTCTCCCTGCgccagcagctgtgcctgcccagGGTGCCAGCGAGGAGCATGGAGATGCCAGGGACCCCTCCAAgggagggggcacggccgggCTGGGGAGGCAGGTATGGACCCGCAGGGCTGCGGTGCTCCCCTGTCGAAGGGCAGCTCCCGTCACAGGGAGCCCCTGCCTGGCCCAGCCTCTACGGCCTCCTGCGGGACTTCGTGGTGGAGAATGAGCAGCTGAG gcagccccagctgtccccagacCCCAGCGGTGACATCCCAGCTGGCCCATCCTGCAGAGCCACCCGCAGCTCCGGTGACGGCCAGCCCCTGCTCCCGAGTGCCCGCaccccccatgtccccaccaGCCACCCCACGAGGCTCCAGCAGCCCGACACGACACCTGCCTCTGGCTCCCGGCTCCCGGTGAGCATGGGGGGCCCGGGCTCCACGGACATCCTCACATGGGGAGAGGATGCCCGAACCACCCACCCGCTGATCTCCTCTCTTGCAGaagctgcctcctgcctccagccgccctggctgcccccagtgctgccctgggCCGGCCAATGCCACCGTGTCCCAG GTGCTGCCAGGGCCCCTCGTGCCGCAGCCGATCCTCCCCGAGGGAAACGTGGGTGTCCTGCCACCCGGCCAGGAGGACTCGGCTCTGCCTGGCTCCCATCAGCTCCTCAGGCACCCCCAGGCACCCCAGGGAAAGCGGTGAGAGCCGGGGCCGGAGGCCACCCGCTGGGCATCGCCCCTGTGGTTACGGGTGCTGGGGCAGCGGGTCCGTGTTTGCTCATGTGTCCTCACAGCAGGAGCCGcggcaggagcaggagctcGACTCAGCGGCACCTGctcccccaggagctgccaggcCCTGAGCGCCGTCCCAGCCCCGAGGGAAGGGTCATCCCTTCGGCCCCGCCGTGGCCGGGATTACCGGAGCCAAGAg TGGGAAGAGGCACCGGAATGGCTGGCGGAGCAGATCTAAGCAGCCGCGCCGCGGACAGAGCCAGCAGCGGGGATCTGGCACAGCCCACGCAGTTACTGTACCTGGAGGGATGA